In Nostoc sp. UHCC 0926, a single genomic region encodes these proteins:
- a CDS encoding DUF1816 domain-containing protein → MKTIWHNLKEVLINTFDYLGLAWWVEIVTQNPRCTYYFGPFLNSSEAKLSSTGYIEDLEVEGAQGIAVNVKRCKPNTLTIADDLGEKIDRKVQPAFGGQL, encoded by the coding sequence ATGAAAACCATTTGGCATAACCTCAAGGAAGTGTTGATTAACACATTCGACTACCTCGGCTTGGCTTGGTGGGTAGAGATTGTGACGCAGAATCCCCGCTGCACGTACTACTTCGGCCCATTTCTGAATTCTTCTGAAGCAAAATTGTCAAGCACTGGATATATAGAAGATTTGGAAGTAGAAGGAGCGCAGGGAATTGCTGTGAATGTCAAGCGCTGCAAACCTAATACTTTAACAATCGCTGACGACTTGGGGGAAAAGATTGACCGCAAAGTACAGCCTGCCTTTGGCGGTCAATTATAA
- a CDS encoding cytochrome-c peroxidase → MGFIPFIGLVVFITGLSIYLLLTSKGRFLLKSLVTKIKPQEWRFRYSKINYLRSRFLKTITIAAIILAAVIAGNTVSAQVTPPLASLKNVSVPEPDNLGDFVKDKVAAIKLGKTLFWDIQVGSDGLSSCASCHFHAGADNRSKNQISPGLLRINADHTPNPDTVFDVGGAPNYQLRKEDFPFHKLSNPNDPKTVVSDRNDVSSSQGVFDTKFVNVKPGSAEDEVKTEPDPVFNVGGTNVRRVQARNTPSVINAAFNFRNFWDGRAQRIFNGVNPFGLRDPNASVVKAENPNQLKFVKVSLNNSSLASQALGPPLNSFETSADGRTFREIGDKFGRIDNRTSFNGPLQDDIQVDSLLSSIEGIGDNLKQIDNIKSLNGLLQNILSIRGTKLPRVLAQKLTRLRPLGKQVVHPQDSVLGADSRWPKPGLKDRTYEQLVKDAFRQEWWKSNRLIQVDAQGTRTFVNRADNSSQTNEYTLLEYNFSLFFGLAVQLYESTLIANDTPFDRFLEGKTTALTKQQQLGKQLFEGKGLCIGCHVGSELTAASVSNVAKNGRIKRAPFPPNSPEDNGFFNIGVRPVTDDPGLGGNDGLSGNGQGNPLSEARLAQLGKFQTLLGETPPILSPPLSPNETVFADGAFKAPGLRNVELTAPYFHNGGQATLEQVVDFYNRGGDFGVLPPLNLSPEEKQQLVAFLKGLTDERVRYEKAPFDHPQLFVPNGHPGNSTSVTNDGTGKATDSLLEIPAVGRYGGSGTRNFLN, encoded by the coding sequence ATGGGGTTTATACCCTTTATAGGCTTAGTAGTCTTTATTACAGGCTTATCAATTTACTTGCTACTGACTTCAAAAGGTCGATTTTTGCTCAAATCTTTAGTGACAAAAATAAAGCCCCAAGAGTGGAGATTCAGATATAGCAAGATTAATTACCTGAGATCAAGATTTTTAAAGACTATAACAATTGCTGCGATTATTCTGGCAGCAGTAATAGCTGGAAATACTGTATCAGCCCAGGTTACGCCGCCTCTAGCTTCGCTCAAGAACGTATCTGTTCCAGAACCTGACAATCTTGGAGACTTTGTAAAAGACAAAGTAGCCGCGATCAAATTAGGAAAGACTCTTTTTTGGGATATACAGGTTGGGAGCGACGGACTGAGTTCCTGTGCTAGTTGTCACTTCCATGCTGGAGCCGACAATAGATCCAAAAATCAGATTTCTCCCGGGCTTTTGCGGATTAACGCTGATCATACACCGAATCCGGATACAGTTTTTGATGTAGGTGGTGCGCCAAACTACCAGCTAAGAAAAGAAGATTTTCCCTTCCACAAGCTGTCAAACCCGAATGATCCCAAGACCGTTGTGTCTGACCGTAACGATGTCAGTTCCTCTCAGGGGGTCTTCGATACGAAGTTTGTTAATGTTAAACCTGGTAGCGCGGAAGACGAAGTAAAAACCGAGCCAGATCCTGTGTTTAACGTGGGAGGTACGAATGTGCGCCGCGTCCAGGCGCGTAACACGCCAAGCGTAATTAATGCAGCATTCAACTTCCGCAACTTCTGGGATGGAAGGGCGCAGCGGATCTTTAATGGGGTGAATCCCTTCGGTTTAAGAGACCCTAACGCCTCTGTAGTGAAAGCAGAAAACCCAAATCAACTCAAATTTGTCAAAGTCAGCCTGAATAATTCATCTTTGGCTTCCCAGGCACTCGGGCCACCACTCAATTCCTTCGAGACGTCTGCTGATGGTCGCACTTTTCGAGAAATTGGTGATAAGTTCGGGCGAATTGACAACAGAACATCTTTCAACGGACCGCTGCAAGATGATATTCAGGTCGACTCGCTACTCAGTTCTATTGAAGGAATTGGTGATAACCTCAAGCAAATTGACAACATAAAATCTCTCAACGGACTGCTGCAAAATATTCTGTCAATTAGGGGTACAAAGCTCCCTCGAGTCCTGGCGCAAAAGTTAACTCGCCTCAGACCACTAGGCAAACAGGTTGTGCATCCACAAGACAGCGTTTTAGGTGCAGACAGTAGATGGCCTAAACCCGGACTGAAGGATAGAACCTACGAGCAGTTGGTTAAAGATGCCTTTAGGCAGGAGTGGTGGAAGTCTAATCGACTCATCCAAGTTGATGCTCAAGGTACACGGACTTTTGTCAACAGGGCTGATAACTCTTCCCAAACCAATGAGTACACACTGTTAGAGTATAACTTCTCGCTATTCTTTGGGCTTGCAGTTCAGTTGTACGAGTCTACACTCATTGCCAATGATACGCCTTTTGATCGCTTCTTGGAAGGAAAGACCACAGCCCTAACCAAGCAGCAGCAACTAGGTAAACAACTGTTTGAAGGCAAAGGTCTGTGCATTGGTTGTCATGTTGGATCAGAATTAACAGCTGCTTCAGTGAGCAACGTGGCTAAAAACGGACGAATCAAACGTGCGCCCTTCCCTCCAAACAGCCCTGAAGACAATGGCTTCTTCAATATCGGCGTCAGACCTGTTACGGACGACCCCGGTTTGGGTGGTAATGACGGTTTGTCTGGTAACGGCCAAGGCAATCCGCTTTCAGAGGCACGATTGGCTCAATTAGGGAAATTTCAGACTCTCCTCGGCGAAACCCCCCCCATTCTCAGTCCACCGTTGAGTCCTAATGAAACTGTGTTTGCAGACGGAGCCTTCAAAGCACCTGGACTTCGGAATGTGGAACTCACTGCTCCCTACTTTCACAATGGAGGTCAGGCGACTTTAGAGCAAGTGGTTGATTTTTACAATCGGGGTGGTGACTTTGGAGTTCTTCCACCGCTGAATCTCTCACCAGAAGAAAAACAGCAATTGGTCGCCTTTTTAAAGGGACTGACTGACGAGCGAGTTCGGTATGAGAAAGCGCCCTTTGACCACCCGCAATTGTTCGTTCCGAATGGACATCCAGGTAACTCTACCTCTGTTACCAATGACGGTACTGGCAAAGCCACGGATAGCCTACTAGAAATTCCTGCTGTTGGTAGGTATGGTGGTAGTGGCACTCGAAATTTCCTGAACTAA
- a CDS encoding alpha/beta hydrolase, with the protein MMLPTFGISNSVLAAERIYASYSALELSISVTTLENYAKTGVIDDDLAAYQQYLPLQQLQELRQILLNRVKVSPVVLSQFLYTPQGEFLLHRLAQVIKTKSPQPEPEFHTLRSAVILASAESGGLTLLNVLRKYPTNRINLDVVQTLEIATELEKLVNKTHRAIAAVSQESKIEAASIKQPIFSQLSDLQVPGKFKSQKYTLKFFDSSRNRPLLTDVYIPNVQNPAPIIVISHGLGLDSSNFQYLATHLASYGFAIAVPNHPGSDAKQLHSLLNGRANDVAEPSEFKDRPLDITYILNQLEKGNQSDSRFKGRLNLQQVGVFGQSLGGYTALALAGAKINFEQLKQDCQPAALQNTWNMSLLFQCRALELNISKSAKDYNLRDERVKAAIAVNPITSSIFGKAGLSQIKTPVMIVSSSDDTVAPALSEQILPFSWFANSQKYLVMLVGGTHFSTIGNGNPANQQVALPADMIGDASQARRYMNVLSLPFFQTYVSGRSQYTPYLNAAYTQSISSQSLGLNLVKSLNTIELAQLLDLEGAKPLKKKFPTP; encoded by the coding sequence ATGATGCTGCCAACGTTTGGAATTAGTAATTCTGTCTTGGCAGCAGAGCGGATTTATGCATCTTATTCAGCTTTAGAGCTTTCCATTTCAGTCACTACTTTAGAAAACTACGCGAAAACAGGTGTAATTGACGACGATTTGGCAGCCTATCAGCAATATCTGCCTCTTCAACAGCTTCAAGAATTGCGGCAGATTTTACTTAATCGTGTGAAAGTTAGTCCGGTAGTACTTTCGCAATTTCTCTACACACCACAAGGAGAATTTTTGCTGCATCGGTTGGCGCAAGTGATTAAAACCAAATCTCCTCAACCCGAACCAGAATTTCATACTTTGCGTTCGGCGGTAATTTTAGCCTCTGCTGAATCAGGAGGCTTGACACTTTTGAATGTGTTGCGTAAATATCCCACCAACAGGATTAACCTTGATGTAGTGCAGACTTTGGAAATAGCTACAGAATTGGAGAAACTTGTTAATAAAACCCATCGAGCGATCGCAGCAGTTTCCCAAGAGTCTAAGATTGAAGCTGCTTCCATAAAACAACCAATTTTCTCGCAATTGTCTGATTTACAGGTTCCGGGAAAGTTTAAATCACAAAAATACACCCTGAAGTTTTTCGACTCAAGCCGCAATCGGCCTTTATTAACTGATGTTTATATTCCCAATGTCCAGAATCCTGCACCGATAATTGTGATTTCTCACGGCTTGGGTTTAGACAGCAGCAACTTTCAATATTTAGCCACTCACCTAGCTTCCTACGGATTTGCCATCGCCGTTCCCAATCATCCTGGTAGTGATGCTAAACAATTACATTCTCTGTTGAATGGACGCGCCAATGATGTAGCAGAACCAAGTGAATTTAAAGACCGACCTTTGGATATAACATATATATTGAATCAATTGGAAAAAGGTAACCAATCTGATTCACGATTTAAAGGTCGGTTAAATCTGCAACAAGTTGGAGTATTTGGTCAATCTTTGGGAGGTTACACAGCCTTGGCCCTGGCAGGCGCTAAAATCAACTTTGAGCAGCTAAAACAAGACTGTCAACCAGCAGCGCTGCAAAATACCTGGAACATGTCTTTACTGTTCCAGTGTCGTGCTTTAGAATTGAACATCAGCAAATCTGCCAAGGATTATAACCTGCGGGATGAGAGAGTAAAAGCTGCGATCGCAGTTAATCCCATTACTAGTTCTATTTTCGGCAAAGCTGGCTTAAGTCAAATTAAAACTCCAGTGATGATTGTCAGCAGTAGTGATGATACAGTTGCACCAGCTTTATCCGAACAAATTCTACCTTTCTCCTGGTTCGCTAATTCACAAAAGTATCTCGTCATGCTTGTAGGTGGCACCCACTTTTCTACCATTGGCAATGGTAACCCTGCAAATCAACAAGTAGCATTACCTGCCGATATGATTGGTGATGCTTCCCAAGCACGTCGTTACATGAATGTTTTAAGTTTACCTTTCTTCCAAACTTATGTTTCAGGAAGATCACAATACACCCCCTACCTTAACGCCGCCTACACTCAAAGCATTTCTAGTCAGTCTCTTGGTTTAAATCTTGTCAAGTCATTGAATACAATAGAATTGGCTCAATTGCTGGATTTGGAAGGAGCAAAACCTTTAAAAAAAAAGTTCCCAACACCATAG
- a CDS encoding DMT family transporter encodes MLLHQSSGRWRLGLALSLLTVLLWGILPIALTVTLQVLDVYTVIWFRFLVSFFLLAVYLGIRGKLPKLEQLFFASGKLLAITTIFLGINYFFFMQGLALTSPANAEVLIQLSTLLLGLGGLVIFKERYRLYQWIGTSVLTCGYLLFFGEQLRNLITAHGTYILGSVLIVLGAAAWAIYALAQKQLLQSLSSSSIMLIIYGGCALLFTPLARVKSLFILDTLHLGMLLFCALNTLIAYSAFAESLEHWEASRVSAVLALAPIVTLISVGVVSVIAPSLIPAEHFTLIAILGAALVVTGSVAIALVKAD; translated from the coding sequence ATGTTACTACATCAAAGTTCTGGTCGGTGGCGCTTAGGGCTAGCGCTATCGCTATTGACGGTCTTATTGTGGGGAATTTTACCTATTGCTCTGACGGTAACTTTGCAAGTGCTTGATGTATATACCGTCATTTGGTTTCGTTTTTTGGTATCTTTTTTCCTACTTGCTGTGTATTTAGGAATACGCGGTAAATTACCAAAGTTAGAACAATTGTTTTTTGCTTCTGGGAAATTATTAGCGATCACTACAATCTTTTTAGGGATTAATTACTTTTTCTTCATGCAAGGTTTAGCACTAACATCGCCTGCTAACGCTGAAGTTCTCATTCAATTATCTACCCTTTTATTAGGTTTAGGAGGGTTAGTAATTTTTAAAGAACGTTATCGACTGTATCAATGGATTGGTACAAGTGTACTAACTTGCGGTTACCTTTTATTTTTTGGTGAACAACTAAGGAATTTAATTACAGCGCATGGCACATATATACTAGGTAGTGTTTTGATTGTGCTAGGAGCCGCAGCATGGGCTATTTATGCTTTGGCACAAAAGCAGTTATTACAATCTTTATCTTCTTCTAGTATCATGCTGATTATTTACGGGGGCTGTGCTTTATTATTCACTCCTCTAGCCAGAGTAAAATCGCTTTTTATACTTGATACTTTACACTTAGGAATGTTGCTTTTCTGTGCTTTGAATACTTTAATCGCTTACAGTGCTTTTGCCGAATCATTAGAACATTGGGAAGCATCACGAGTGAGTGCAGTATTAGCTTTAGCTCCCATTGTGACATTAATATCAGTCGGAGTTGTATCAGTTATTGCACCTTCTTTGATACCAGCAGAACACTTCACTTTGATCGCAATATTAGGAGCGGCTTTAGTAGTCACAGGCTCAGTAGCGATCGCTTTGGTAAAAGCTGATTAA
- a CDS encoding phosphodiester glycosidase family protein, with protein MNAVINLLLFLLPILSSLLIAQTFNPLSSYQPLQAIDGAALYKKQLTNGNEAYLQVINLGQMHIDQITGEVDNMGLNEGKYYKGEGKYYSPFFKTKLFSEVADEYKKLYANNVFSLINCSFFEQYQSSSQLSFPIKLNGVVISGGTSPYGPIKQPKEKYYTNIHLKALVWNSKQAYITDYDQVSGAPLNQKAVNNAIVTYRYSDHPAKVLAQNQANKYQIIGTLDKDGVKGDELLLIMTVNQATLDEAADLLRKLGVKGDIITVDGGRSTYLFNSQNGNIIVPQLSNPQENPAFRHLPHYLGFRKKIKNQVAPKILISQPVKKVLPKKDQPYLILWRDNFDGDVSIKLYDGNKLIQNISSRTASDGVYEWTPRISVKEGYFVRIYSWKDRNIFGQLQL; from the coding sequence ATGAATGCTGTAATCAATTTATTGCTTTTTTTGCTGCCGATTCTGAGTAGCCTTTTGATTGCCCAAACTTTCAACCCTCTGTCTTCTTATCAGCCTCTCCAGGCTATAGACGGGGCAGCTTTATATAAAAAACAATTAACAAATGGTAACGAAGCATATTTACAAGTTATTAATCTGGGCCAAATGCACATAGACCAAATTACCGGAGAGGTAGATAATATGGGTCTAAATGAAGGTAAATATTATAAAGGAGAAGGTAAATATTACAGCCCTTTTTTCAAAACTAAGTTGTTTTCTGAAGTTGCAGACGAATATAAGAAACTTTACGCAAACAACGTTTTTTCTCTAATTAACTGTTCTTTTTTTGAGCAATACCAATCTAGTTCTCAATTATCCTTTCCAATTAAACTCAATGGTGTAGTCATCAGTGGTGGCACTAGCCCTTATGGGCCAATCAAGCAACCAAAAGAGAAATACTATACTAATATTCACCTCAAAGCCCTAGTCTGGAATAGTAAGCAGGCATACATTACCGATTACGACCAAGTTAGTGGTGCGCCTCTCAACCAAAAAGCAGTGAACAATGCCATTGTCACTTACCGATACAGCGATCATCCAGCGAAAGTATTAGCCCAAAACCAAGCGAATAAGTATCAAATCATCGGTACTCTGGACAAAGATGGTGTTAAGGGTGACGAGCTTTTGTTGATTATGACGGTGAACCAAGCAACTCTGGACGAGGCAGCTGATTTATTACGTAAATTAGGAGTTAAAGGCGATATCATTACCGTTGACGGCGGTAGATCAACTTATTTGTTCAATTCGCAGAACGGAAATATTATTGTTCCACAACTGTCTAATCCTCAAGAAAATCCGGCTTTCCGACACCTACCTCATTATCTGGGATTCCGTAAGAAAATCAAAAATCAGGTTGCGCCAAAAATCTTGATCAGTCAGCCAGTGAAGAAAGTACTTCCAAAGAAGGATCAGCCTTATTTAATATTGTGGCGGGATAATTTTGACGGCGATGTCTCGATTAAGTTGTACGATGGAAACAAACTTATCCAAAACATTTCTTCTCGTACTGCTAGCGATGGAGTTTATGAGTGGACACCACGTATTTCCGTAAAAGAAGGCTATTTTGTTCGCATTTATAGCTGGAAAGACCGGAATATTTTCGGGCAGTTGCAATTGTAA
- a CDS encoding GNAT family N-acetyltransferase — MTAQFEYSTLAHPQDIQQLGYIFEQCYISAFGGEEVYINLVGVKNFRIIRKLQQVIGGLATLDMGQWWGGQRVPMTGIAAVGIAPEDRGSGAAIALMQHTLKELYARGIPLSALYPSIQGLYRKVGYEQGGHLCDWEVAANSIQVREQPLPLEPIVTINHEIFHQLYQQQARQTHGYLDRYPAIWERLIQPDEKETFYAYFIGTKEKPQGYILFSQHQAEDGAILRIKDWVILTDTAAQSFWSFLANHRSQIERVRWRSSVIDSLTLVLPEQTAKIRNTIRWMLRVIDVVKALEARGYPSGIETELHLEIQDNLLTGNNGKFILSVANGRGEVTRGGRGELQLDIRELTPLYTSLFTPYHLQLTRKLNGTETAILAATQIFAGASPWMADHF; from the coding sequence ATGACGGCTCAATTTGAATACAGCACTCTCGCCCATCCACAGGATATTCAGCAACTGGGGTATATCTTTGAGCAGTGTTATATCAGCGCATTTGGTGGCGAGGAAGTTTACATCAATCTCGTTGGCGTAAAAAATTTCCGAATTATCCGTAAATTGCAGCAAGTAATTGGTGGATTGGCAACTTTGGATATGGGTCAGTGGTGGGGTGGTCAACGTGTACCAATGACAGGAATTGCGGCAGTGGGCATTGCTCCAGAGGATCGCGGTTCGGGAGCTGCGATCGCTCTCATGCAGCACACCCTCAAAGAACTTTATGCTAGGGGTATACCGCTCTCCGCTCTTTATCCGTCTATTCAGGGCTTGTACCGAAAAGTCGGGTATGAGCAGGGGGGTCACTTGTGTGATTGGGAAGTTGCTGCTAACAGTATTCAGGTGCGGGAGCAACCCCTACCTTTGGAACCAATAGTGACCATCAATCATGAAATCTTTCATCAGCTATATCAGCAGCAGGCGAGACAAACGCATGGATATTTAGACCGATATCCAGCAATCTGGGAGCGCTTAATCCAACCAGATGAGAAGGAAACATTTTACGCATATTTTATCGGTACTAAAGAGAAACCCCAAGGCTACATCCTCTTCAGTCAACATCAAGCAGAGGATGGCGCAATTCTGCGGATCAAAGATTGGGTAATACTCACAGATACTGCTGCACAAAGTTTTTGGTCTTTTCTTGCCAATCATCGCTCTCAAATTGAGCGGGTGCGATGGAGGAGTTCTGTGATTGATTCCCTGACATTGGTGCTACCAGAGCAGACTGCCAAGATCAGGAATACGATCCGTTGGATGTTGCGAGTGATAGATGTAGTTAAGGCGCTGGAGGCACGAGGTTATCCATCGGGAATCGAAACTGAACTGCACTTAGAAATTCAAGATAATTTGCTAACTGGAAATAATGGTAAATTCATTCTTTCTGTCGCCAACGGACGTGGTGAAGTTACCAGAGGTGGAAGGGGTGAGTTGCAGCTAGATATCCGGGAATTGACACCATTGTATACAAGTTTGTTCACCCCCTACCATTTGCAACTAACCAGAAAACTGAATGGGACAGAAACCGCTATCTTAGCAGCTACGCAAATATTTGCAGGTGCGTCGCCTTGGATGGCTGATCACTTTTAG
- the truB gene encoding tRNA pseudouridine(55) synthase TruB, which yields MQGFLNLNKPFDWTSHDCVARVRKLLRLKRVGHAGTLDPAATGVLPIALGKATRLLQYLPENKAYKATIRLGVRTTTDDLQGEIITSQPCAGLSLAEVKTALAQFEGKIEQIPPIYSAIQVDGKRLYDLARQGKTVEVPVRTVEVFQIDILDWREGDFPELDVAIACGSGTYIRAIARDLGAILETGGTLAALIRTQSSGFDLTDSLTFTDLETKLQAQTFQPFVPDAALKHLSSVTLPATSAQKWCQGQRISLTFDVSGIVRVYDQETRFLGIGQLQDEVLIPQMVFEPIS from the coding sequence GTGCAAGGTTTTCTCAACTTAAACAAACCATTTGACTGGACTTCCCACGACTGTGTAGCGCGGGTGCGAAAATTGTTGCGCCTCAAACGTGTGGGACATGCGGGAACCTTAGACCCAGCAGCTACCGGGGTATTACCGATCGCCCTTGGTAAAGCCACAAGATTATTGCAGTATCTGCCAGAAAACAAAGCTTACAAAGCCACCATTCGGCTGGGTGTACGTACTACAACCGATGATTTACAAGGTGAAATCATCACTTCTCAACCTTGTGCTGGATTGAGTTTGGCAGAAGTGAAAACTGCACTGGCACAATTTGAAGGCAAGATTGAGCAAATACCACCTATTTACAGTGCAATCCAAGTGGATGGTAAACGTCTCTACGACTTAGCACGCCAAGGTAAAACGGTGGAAGTTCCAGTGCGAACAGTGGAAGTTTTTCAGATAGATATTTTGGACTGGAGAGAAGGAGATTTTCCCGAATTGGATGTGGCGATCGCCTGTGGTTCTGGTACATATATTAGAGCGATCGCTCGTGACTTAGGTGCCATTTTAGAAACTGGTGGCACTCTTGCGGCTTTGATCCGCACCCAAAGCAGTGGTTTCGATTTAACAGATAGTCTCACTTTCACAGACTTAGAAACTAAACTGCAAGCCCAGACATTTCAACCTTTTGTACCTGATGCTGCCTTGAAACATTTGTCATCTGTAACTTTACCAGCAACATCTGCTCAAAAATGGTGTCAAGGTCAGCGAATTTCTCTAACTTTCGATGTTTCTGGAATAGTGAGAGTTTATGATCAAGAGACTCGCTTTTTAGGTATTGGGCAATTACAAGACGAAGTATTGATTCCCCAAATGGTTTTTGAACCTATTTCTTGA
- a CDS encoding alpha/beta fold hydrolase, with protein sequence MSDRHTTTAARLNVYIQGQGFPILGLHGHPGSGRSLSVFTNHLSKRYKTFAPDLRGYGKSRCNSNFNMNDHLTDLEALLDRFEIEKCLVLGWSLGGILAMELALRLPERVTGLILVATAAKPRGSHPTITWQDNLYTGVAALLNYIKPSWQWNIETFGKRSLFRYLIQQHTSTTYNYIATVAVPAYLQTSPAATRALYSAIQSGYNRLLDLQQIQCPSLILAGDQDRHITSDSSLETAQHLQNSQWQCYPNTAHLFPWEVPQQVLNDIDHWLEVHPQVIGIDTAHV encoded by the coding sequence ATGAGCGATCGCCATACCACCACTGCTGCACGTCTTAATGTCTACATCCAAGGTCAAGGATTCCCGATTTTGGGCTTACACGGTCATCCTGGTTCTGGTCGTAGTCTATCTGTCTTTACCAATCATTTATCAAAACGCTACAAAACTTTTGCCCCTGATTTACGTGGATACGGCAAAAGTCGCTGCAATAGCAATTTTAATATGAATGACCATTTGACCGATTTAGAAGCGCTGCTAGACCGTTTTGAGATTGAAAAATGTCTAGTATTGGGATGGTCACTTGGGGGCATTCTGGCAATGGAATTGGCATTACGTTTGCCAGAGCGCGTTACAGGGCTGATTTTGGTGGCGACAGCCGCAAAACCTCGTGGCAGTCATCCGACCATTACTTGGCAAGATAATTTATATACTGGTGTTGCTGCCCTATTAAATTATATAAAACCGAGTTGGCAATGGAATATTGAAACTTTTGGCAAGCGATCGCTTTTCCGCTACCTAATCCAACAACATACATCTACCACTTACAACTACATCGCAACCGTTGCAGTACCAGCTTATTTGCAAACCTCTCCTGCTGCTACTCGCGCCCTCTATAGTGCAATTCAATCGGGATACAACCGACTTCTAGATTTGCAACAAATACAATGTCCTAGTTTAATACTTGCTGGTGACCAAGACCGCCACATCACATCTGATTCCAGCTTAGAAACTGCTCAACACCTCCAAAATTCTCAGTGGCAGTGCTATCCCAACACCGCCCATCTTTTCCCGTGGGAAGTTCCCCAGCAGGTGCTGAATGACATTGACCATTGGCTCGAAGTTCATCCGCAGGTAATTGGTATTGATACTGCCCATGTCTAA